A part of Olleya sp. Bg11-27 genomic DNA contains:
- a CDS encoding shikimate dehydrogenase family protein: MDKKQDDNMRKYGLLGKDISYSFSQNYFTLKFKDEAINDATYQNFDIQNIEEFKTSILKTEGLSGVNVTIPYKESIIPFLDRLDKKAEQIGAVNTIKFTKKGHLKGYNTDIYGFKKTIKPHLKKHHKKALILGTGGASKAIAFVLKALKIDFHFVSRQDSEKASYTYNTLTEDIINDHQIIINCSPVGTFPDVDDAPNIPYDGISSQHILFDLIYNPSQTVFLKEGKNRGATTINGYDMLVFQAEKSWKIWNKRL, from the coding sequence ATGGACAAAAAACAGGACGACAACATGCGTAAATATGGATTATTAGGTAAAGACATTTCCTATTCATTTTCGCAAAATTACTTTACTTTAAAGTTTAAAGATGAAGCTATTAACGATGCTACTTATCAAAACTTTGATATTCAAAACATTGAAGAATTTAAAACAAGTATTCTAAAAACAGAAGGTTTATCTGGTGTAAATGTCACCATTCCTTATAAAGAAAGTATTATTCCTTTTTTAGACCGTTTAGACAAAAAAGCGGAACAAATAGGCGCGGTAAACACCATAAAATTCACAAAAAAAGGACATCTTAAAGGCTATAATACAGATATTTATGGTTTTAAAAAAACAATTAAGCCACATCTAAAAAAACACCATAAAAAAGCGTTGATTTTAGGAACTGGTGGCGCTAGTAAAGCGATTGCATTTGTATTAAAAGCATTAAAAATTGATTTTCATTTTGTCTCTCGTCAAGATTCAGAAAAAGCGAGTTACACTTACAATACACTTACAGAAGACATTATTAATGACCATCAAATTATTATTAATTGTTCTCCTGTTGGGACATTTCCGGATGTTGATGATGCTCCAAACATTCCATATGATGGGATTTCATCTCAACACATATTATTTGATTTAATTTATAACCCATCACAAACTGTATTCTTAAAAGAAGGTAAAAATAGAGGTGCAACAACGATCAATGGGTATGATATGTTAGTCTTTCAAGCCGAAAAATCTTGGAAAATTTGGAATAAACGACTTTAA
- a CDS encoding DUF368 domain-containing protein yields MENTRTLKDKIFLILKGLGMGAANKVPGVSGGVVAFVAGFYEEFIHSLQKVNGTAFKLLITGRFKAFYLYINGRFLTLLFFGMIVSYFSISKILDYLITHYQLYVWSVFFGMIIGSIYYISKDFKDWKTTTYFALAIGAALGLGISFLDPATENDNLIFVFFCGIISVSGMTLPGFSGSFILILLGNYVLLLVDSVNALFDTFSELLIGDFSFTSNLERLRMLKVLTVFTIGSVVGLVTFSHALNYILKHYKSVTIASIIGFIVGSLGVVWPFKRTIYKMTDTGGFLMDSRNHKIIENYERYLPELNTETYLAFFYTLVGIAIVLALELYGQKTGRQHA; encoded by the coding sequence ATGGAGAATACACGGACATTAAAAGATAAGATATTCTTAATCTTAAAAGGATTAGGTATGGGAGCTGCTAATAAAGTTCCTGGTGTATCTGGAGGTGTTGTCGCTTTTGTTGCTGGTTTTTATGAAGAGTTTATTCATTCACTTCAAAAAGTAAATGGTACCGCTTTTAAACTATTAATAACTGGTCGTTTTAAAGCGTTTTATCTTTATATCAATGGTCGCTTTTTAACCTTATTATTCTTCGGAATGATTGTCAGTTACTTTAGTATTTCTAAAATATTAGATTATCTAATCACACATTATCAATTGTATGTCTGGAGTGTCTTTTTCGGGATGATAATTGGCTCTATCTATTATATTAGTAAAGATTTTAAAGATTGGAAAACAACGACCTATTTTGCATTAGCAATTGGAGCAGCATTAGGTTTAGGCATCAGTTTTTTAGACCCCGCAACAGAAAATGACAATCTAATTTTTGTGTTTTTCTGTGGAATTATAAGTGTTTCTGGAATGACTTTACCTGGTTTTTCAGGATCATTCATATTAATCTTACTGGGCAACTATGTATTATTATTAGTAGATTCTGTAAATGCTTTATTTGATACATTCTCAGAACTATTAATTGGTGATTTCAGTTTTACATCAAATTTAGAACGTCTCAGAATGCTTAAAGTATTAACGGTGTTCACCATTGGATCCGTCGTCGGGTTGGTGACGTTTTCGCACGCGCTAAACTATATTCTCAAACATTATAAAAGTGTTACCATTGCCTCTATAATTGGATTTATTGTGGGGTCTTTAGGTGTTGTATGGCCTTTTAAACGAACTATTTATAAAATGACAGACACTGGTGGTTTTCTAATGGATTCTAGAAATCATAAAATAATAGAAAATTACGAACGTTATTTACCAGAATTAAATACCGAAACTTACCTTGCCTTTTTCTATACTCTTGTAGGAATAGCAATTGTATTAGCTTTAGAACTTTATGGACAAAAAACAGGACGACAACATGCGTAA
- a CDS encoding DUF368 domain-containing protein produces MQRRLKDYLLISLKGVAMGAADAVPGVSGGTIAFISGIYEELISTISGVNLALLKTLKSDGFSAFWTKLNGNFLVALLTGIVISFVSFMRLAKYLLEHHPVLIWSFFFGLIIASILFIGKQITKWSPSAILALIVGAIAAFYITSLPSLASNTNSYFLFIAGAIAICAMILPGISGSFILVILGAYKTLSNAFHDFDIKKIGLFAAGAVVGLLSFSHVLKWLFKNYHNTTLAVLTGFILGSLNKVWPWKKTVSVMVDKTGDIVPFSTITDFGTLSFFQKTTNDFESYKTVLEESVLPIHYNELNNYLANPQTILAIGLMIAGFLTIFILEKVGNRAS; encoded by the coding sequence ATGCAAAGACGTTTAAAAGATTATCTTTTAATTAGCTTAAAAGGTGTTGCAATGGGAGCTGCCGATGCTGTCCCTGGTGTTTCAGGAGGTACAATCGCTTTTATTTCTGGTATATATGAAGAGTTAATTTCCACAATAAGTGGTGTTAACTTAGCACTGCTAAAAACTCTAAAATCAGACGGATTTTCAGCCTTTTGGACAAAACTTAATGGTAATTTTTTAGTAGCGCTTTTAACAGGTATTGTTATCAGCTTTGTGTCATTTATGCGCTTAGCCAAATATCTTTTAGAACATCATCCAGTTTTAATTTGGTCTTTCTTTTTCGGATTAATTATAGCTAGTATTTTATTTATTGGCAAACAAATCACTAAATGGTCACCCAGTGCAATACTTGCACTTATAGTAGGTGCTATTGCTGCCTTTTATATTACTAGCCTACCGTCTTTAGCCAGTAACACAAATTCTTACTTTTTATTTATCGCGGGTGCTATAGCTATTTGCGCGATGATATTACCAGGTATTTCTGGTAGTTTTATCTTAGTAATCTTAGGCGCTTACAAAACGTTAAGTAATGCTTTTCATGACTTTGACATTAAAAAAATTGGTTTATTTGCTGCAGGAGCAGTCGTTGGTTTACTTAGTTTTAGTCACGTTTTAAAATGGTTATTTAAAAATTATCATAATACAACTTTGGCAGTACTTACAGGTTTTATTTTAGGCTCTTTAAATAAAGTCTGGCCTTGGAAAAAAACAGTTTCGGTTATGGTTGACAAAACAGGAGACATCGTGCCCTTTAGTACTATTACAGATTTTGGAACCTTATCCTTTTTTCAAAAAACGACTAATGACTTTGAATCATACAAAACCGTATTAGAAGAAAGTGTGTTACCCATACACTATAACGAGTTAAATAATTATTTAGCTAATCCACAAACAATACTAGCTATTGGGTTAATGATTGCCGGTTTTTTAACTATTTTTATTCTTGAAAAAGTAGGTAACAGAGCGTCATAA